tcttcCTTGATGTGTTACCGTTTAgaatttagtttagtttagcCATAAAAGCCGTGGATTGATCAATAGTTATATCCTGGATTGTATTATCGCTGATCCCGCCAATCCAGAGGAATACTGCTGTCGTCCACGAAGTTTGAAACCGACGAGCAACTCGAGTCGCCAATACAACAGGGACTCTGAGCCGCCACGTTCACCACGACGAGATTCAGCCCGACAACATCCGGCCGGCCACCTCACACTGACGTACACATAAATGTTAGtttaataaacgaaaaaaaagaatcTATATGTGAATCCTTGCTTTGGGCCCAAAAAGGGAGTGAGCCGATCTAGACCCTCCGAGGGTCAAGCTCGAGCTAGCCGAGTTAAAAGAGGCAGTTGAAAGCTCACCCTCAATGGACCCCGTGGCTTCGACCAGGGATCGAGGGCTTCTTGAGATTATCCCTTCTGGCTAGTCTATTATAACAGAGAATAACAGATGTccaatttaaatagagaggtcgaacATATCACTGAATTGTCGTAGTCGTatacctaaattggatacattaaaatttttaattcataatttcagTTGTGATGTTTTGCTCTGTCTAAAACCTTCTcatgccactcattttttagaattgaccttccatctATAGAAGGGATCGGATCTGTTGATTACCAtgcagggacgaatgacctttgggttgaTGTCCTTTTAAAAACAAGAACACAACAGATTGCCATACAGACATcagatgcaaaaacctttgtaATGTCAGCTCGTATTGGCCACCGAGAGCTGCgattagccgcaagcaacttgttgacatgtgctcactccttcctgagccattGATGgggattgaatcgtttgttccaggctgaaaaacctgaattcacgatgctacatgaagagttGAAAGATTTTCATTTGATCATTCCCTGTTGAAactgtttcaatgtccaatgctattaaatttgaaaatcattttaaaaGCGGCAAGAttttttaggttggaatagcagcagaagaaaatatcagaacaatggatagcgaaaggcagatcatttcaaaggatatttgtcgcaatTTTTTCGTGGAgatgatcaagcaaatgagaagTAGATCCGATTTTCCGACACACAACGctgcggcaatgttaaatcccataaactttttcaatttgacaaacattaacgttgtgttagaggCGTTTCCAGGGTTCTACGATGGGAATACACAAGATCCGGGGAAtgaattccgtaccctaaaggtaaaataactccgtaaggaaatcacagtttcagaaaacgatcGTGTGCAgtattggtggacaaaaattggatgcctaaaaagaattgacggttcgctcgccttttcggcgcttcgatgctttgtttgtaacgttctcactatgcgtcactcctcggcaactgtcgagcgattttttttctgaatattaagaactaataaattagttttttttctctacaacgaatattttggaTAGTacggattttcatttttcattgccatcttcattttggtcatgatattcgtaacgtcgaaattgaagatcactgcgtgttagtgaaaataaaAGCATAACattcaacgtcaaccaattgagagtgaaatcgagtAATGGTAAAGAATGGctattcatcacacaaaattcttgtttttggcgtcTTCGGCAATGGGTATAGTATAACTCTTGCTATGTTTTATGAATCCACTCCCGATTAGCCAGAAATGGCATACACCCCCAATtatatgggcaatgggtgaTAATAACAGACGAGCTGATACTGGCTCTAAATGATCAGCAATGATATaaaacccctacgatatgggtattggacGACGAttgtcgtattccgatgccattttggagaATGGTGGCTTCCGGTTCATTGAAAACGGCACTGGAATactgaaacggaaacggaacgctCAACGCCGTGCAACGCTAAACGTCGCTCAACCGCTCTACGCCGCACAACGGTCAACGTCCAACGAAAACTAATGTTGCCTTTCCCGGATTCCTGgttcatttttttcctaaatatggaaatcaaacccgttttcaataaaaattcactgcaagcgatgaaaatcaacttaacgttcggaAACATTACGTACGAAGCGCACTGTCATTTAGCAACTGGTAATATTCGACCTTTTGCGTAGCAACATTGAATGTCACCAACTTTTTAGGAAATGTTCCTCTTCACGTCCCATTACGGCAGTTAAGATTCACACAGTTCATCTCTGTACCTATACATCGGACCGGGTATGGCTTCAACAATCCATTGGACTCTTGCTCACGAGCCTTGGTATATTTTGATTTAGTGATTAGCACAACttcatttaaaaataatattagAAATATTATGTAGAGTAGACTGTACGAATTTTATTGAAGACGAAACAACAATAATgagccctattatagaaatcgagtggATAAgatttttgctcgttagctctattttattattatagataccgagcaAAGTCGATGGGATCGACCGAGTAAAAGCTATCGGtgcaattttcataatttgtcgagttgtttggtttgcttgttgcatatcttcagagaatttgtttggtttggtttggtttcggtttctaatatttttctttggaaaaagttTCAGAtacgcttaaatatatgcaattagCTATAAATGAAGTTCGAGCTCGGTAAGAGATTGGGTCTGATCACGAaagtcacttcacggtgaaaacgaaatgatttgtatgcaagggtgaccggaataaatcgccacagtaaacaactgcaacagaaacaaccgcttagaaaaagtgtagtaggctagaaatatttggcgcgggaaaaacatcatgtgcctcacatttctattataaatttattctcttgttctcgtttttcgaaatttattctgaggacaatgtaatggggacgaagtccccatttggcgaggataaggaatcgaggcggcccatgccgccaagatgacgcaatccgagtccaccgccgacccgccgtcggaagcggcggtgtctcgcacgcaaacctgggatccactgattgcccggttagtttgaaacataggatacgatcctttagcaatgtccgaccgagctctagcgagcgtcggacggtatacgtctgcccggggcgttacgtttgcctggggcgatacgtttgcccggttaattcttgttttgaaatacaataccgcgccacaatatttatagcctactacacattttataagcggtggtttctgttgcagtcgttttctgtggcgatttattccgggaaccgtatgcaaggttatatacattcatctcgttttcaccgtgaggtGACGTTCGTGTTCAGGCTCATTTTCTTGATTTACAAAAGACGAaattttgctcggtgtgatagtgatagtgattatATCAAACTCTCGATTCGATTTACTCAACAGGGCCCAATAATAATGATTGTACGAGCCAGTTGGCTGTAAATGCTGGACCGAAGGTTTTTCTTCGCCGTCGAAAACGGCTGCCAAAAGAGCCAGTGAAATGGTAGCACTTAATAGAATTTGGCTATCTACAGCGCACAGTAGAACACTTACTGGCGGGGGAGGTAAATGTACTTCTGATTTCCCACTTTTTCACCAAAGTCGCGGACAAGCGCTTACTTTCGGTACTTTCGGAATTGGGAGATATTATCACAAAATGTTCTATTGTTCGAAAGACGACCGTGTTCTCGCAATGAGGAATATATTTGAACTGTCCTTTTTTGATTCGGGGTCAGTGGTCGATCTATATGACGCGATCGTTCGGGTTATCACGGTATTTCTCctaatctctctctctctctcgctattTTCATAGTATATAGCTGTAGCTTTAGGGTAATACTATTGATTGTTGCCTTATTGCTATGGTGTTGGGAATTATACTATAGGGCCTCAACAATGATGGATCAGTTATTTAAACTATGGTCTTGAAAAAGACCGTTTGGGTTAACTTTAACAGACGAATAAAGAAACACTTTGAGAATCAAACACTTAAGGATAATATTGAACACAACTGAATATATTTTCGAGATGCTAAACGTTCAATATTTGGATTTGTAGTCGATGGAGTCGATGATATTGGTAACGATCGTTTGTATGCACATATTTGTACGCGTTCGGCTCCTGTTTTACTGTACGACGAGATATTTTGCTGTTTGTGTCGTACACCTTGCATTTCGAATGAGAGGGAGTGGTTTGATGAGGTCAAAGATAGGGATGGGAAATTAGGTATGGGATCAATCGATCTAATAATTTAAAATGCACAATCAAACACTTTGGTATTCTATGTATTTATTAAAGATTGAAAAAGGAACATAAATTCGCTATTTGCATGCTCTCGGTGTAACGGTTTAACACGCGAACCTCTGCGTGCACTACACAACTCCGTCTCTAATATTCGTTACAAAATCGCGCTTAGGGCAATCACGTATTTTAATAATCATTTATGTCTCCAATCGGAGCGTTTTAGGCTGTCTATCCCTCGCTGAAAAACTAGAAAGCTTATCGACGTTGCTTACGTTGCTTATGTAAGACTAGCTTATCCTATCAAGAAAAAAACTGTGTTAAATATGTTTCGCGTACATACTACTGGACgtctaaaattgatttttttttgtttattatcgcggtataaaaatatgttttgatccACTAGGAAAAAGTCGCTTCGTCTAATTTCACTTTGATGCCTATAAAAATAAGTATGCTTAAAATGGCTGCATTCTACTTTTGGTCTCACTATAATAGTAATTTGACAAATTCCAAAACTAGCATTACCCTCCTCCCGGCCCCCAGCTTTTAGTGCCCCCTGCCACGGAAGTACTCATCTATGCCGTAACCGAACAGCTCGAAGTCATACCGGTAGTACTCGTACAGCCCCCGCAGCTGGTCATCGCTCAGCTCGGAGAACAGTTTCAGCACCACGTCGTTCGTGTGGGCCCCCTTGCCGGCGTTTTTCCACTGGGGCTTAATCACATTACCCAGCTGGGCCGTCGAGATCAGATAGTTTTGGTCCTCCTCCAGTGTCTCGAACTTGGCTATCACATCGTAGTGGAAGAAACAGGGTGTGCAGAAATATGTCACCGGAATCCAGTGCATATCGATCTCCAAATGTGGATGGCGAGTCTCGTCTAGCATGTAGTTGACGAACTCGGGGAATGTAGGATACTTTTGGGTGCTCCAGGGCTGGGTGAATGAGAATGTTTAGTTTAAGTCAATATTTTGGTTATCGATCAATACCTGGCCCTTGATGAACTTGCGGTACTTTTGAATGATACGTATACCTAGTTTTTGATGGTGCGAGTTTGGTAGCGCGTATTGGATTTTATCCTTGTAAGCGCTGACCAGTCTTTCGAATGGATGTCGCACGATGACGAACGAAATCGAATTATTAATCGCCTCACGGAGCTGCAATGGTTTGAGTAGTTAGGTGAGGACGTAATTAACTATGCGAGGGACTTACCATTTCCACCGACGGGCGAGGATACTTTTGGCGTGCTAACTGCAACGGTACATCTTTGGTCTTTTTGAGGAACTCTGGTGTATAGCCTGCCAGCAGGTTAAAATTGTACATCCACGATGTAGAGGCAGCCTTGAATACGTTACACCACACCAGATGGTATTCTCGGTTGATGAGGTACTCCCAAGCCTTCGGTTTGTAATTAAGCTCTGCATACAACGGGGTGAGAAATTGGATGTAGAAGTTGATGAAAATGTTTTCGCCCCGTTTGCAATCGGTTGAAACAGGAAACCTGAAGTGTGCggtagaaaataaaacaataaagccATACTCACTCGGTTCATTTAATTTGTATTCCGAGCATTTTTCATGCATACGTGCCACCCGATTCTCCATCCGATGCTTCATGTAGTCCATGTCTATCAGATACTGGCTGCCCGTGCTGTTCTTAATGGCCGTATGCTGGTCGTGAGGCGGATACTTCCCGTACAGTTGCTTGTGATAGGCATTGCGACCGTGGTGCGGCTGTGGGGGCGGATGGTGTGCCGCATGGAATTGGAGCTGATGTCGGGTGCCATTAGTGTACTGAAGGAAACGGGAACGAAACAGGGATTCAACATTACTAGTCTCCATATATACATAAAATGCATGAAATGAATAGATATAAAATTTCAATCCGCATTCAAAAGCGGTTTGTATCGAGTTGATTTTTATCAGAGAGGCATTTACGATTACCAGGACGGCAGCTTCGAATGTGTTTCATTCATGATAATCGAACTTGAAATGAACAAAACACCACTTCGTGTCCGCCTGATGAATTAA
The Toxorhynchites rutilus septentrionalis strain SRP chromosome 2, ASM2978413v1, whole genome shotgun sequence genome window above contains:
- the LOC129765270 gene encoding carbohydrate sulfotransferase 11 isoform X2 produces the protein MCVIVFKNRYEQFLYTNGTRHQLQFHAAHHPPPQPHHGRNAYHKQLYGKYPPHDQHTAIKNSTGSQYLIDMDYMKHRMENRVARMHEKCSEYKLNEPKLNYKPKAWEYLINREYHLVWCNVFKAASTSWMYNFNLLAGYTPEFLKKTKDVPLQLARQKYPRPSVEMLREAINNSISFVIVRHPFERLVSAYKDKIQYALPNSHHQKLGIRIIQKYRKFIKGQPWSTQKYPTFPEFVNYMLDETRHPHLEIDMHWIPVTYFCTPCFFHYDVIAKFETLEEDQNYLISTAQLGNVIKPQWKNAGKGAHTNDVVLKLFSELSDDQLRGLYEYYRYDFELFGYGIDEYFRGRGH
- the LOC129765270 gene encoding carbohydrate sulfotransferase 11 isoform X1, translating into MKGVNRPKCRIVRRLFLFFATLSIIPFTVLYLVTSDHLYRFRAYNYTNGTRHQLQFHAAHHPPPQPHHGRNAYHKQLYGKYPPHDQHTAIKNSTGSQYLIDMDYMKHRMENRVARMHEKCSEYKLNEPKLNYKPKAWEYLINREYHLVWCNVFKAASTSWMYNFNLLAGYTPEFLKKTKDVPLQLARQKYPRPSVEMLREAINNSISFVIVRHPFERLVSAYKDKIQYALPNSHHQKLGIRIIQKYRKFIKGQPWSTQKYPTFPEFVNYMLDETRHPHLEIDMHWIPVTYFCTPCFFHYDVIAKFETLEEDQNYLISTAQLGNVIKPQWKNAGKGAHTNDVVLKLFSELSDDQLRGLYEYYRYDFELFGYGIDEYFRGRGH